The Raphanus sativus cultivar WK10039 chromosome 2, ASM80110v3, whole genome shotgun sequence DNA segment CGAGACGGCTTATGAGAATTACCATAGGATCTTTGTCCCTGAAGGTAAGCCATTGAACTGCAAACCAAAAGAGCCTTTGAGAGTCAACGCAATGTTCCAGCACATTCAGAAGATGCTCTCTAGTGAAACAGCTGTCATTGCTGAAACTGGTGATTCTTGGTTTAACTGCCAGAAACTAAAGCTGCCCAAAGGATGTGGGTACGTATTTTACACAAACACTCTAATAATCTTTTgcattgtaatattttttttttatttttacataattcAATATCAGTTTTGTGTTTAATTCTAGGTACGAGTTTCAGATGCAGTATGGATCCATCGGGTGGTCTGTTGGTGCGACTCTGGGATACGCACAAGCTGTACCGGAGAAGCGAGTGTTGGCTTTCATCGGAGATGGAAGTTTCCAGGTGACGGCTCAGGACGTATCCACCATGCTGCGTAACGGTCAGAAAACAATCATCTTCCTGATTAACAACGGTGGCTACACAATTGAAGTGGAGATTCATGACGGTCCATACAACGTGATCAAGAACTGGAACTACACTGGTCTCGTCGATGCCATTCATAACGGTGAAGGCAAATGCTGGACGACAAAGGTGAGATACGAGGAGGAGCTTGTTGAGGCGATTAAGACAGCTACAACGGAGAAGAAGGATTCTCTTTGTTTCATCGAAGTGATAGTTCATAAAGATGATACGAGCAAAGAGTTGCTTGAGTGGGGCTCACGCGTCGCTGCTGCTAATGGTCGTCCCCCAAACCCTCAgtagtaagagagagagagggagaatcTAGAGAAACGGATCTTGAGTGGGCCTCACGCATCTTTAAATCACATTGTTTTCCTGTTTAGTTACTACTCTTGTTTGTTTTCCTACTGGTTTTACTTTTCAACCGTTGGTTTTAATTGCTTTGGTAGTTTCATCCAATTATTACGGTTTATCGTGGAATAAAAGTTGCTTTTTCATTCTAATTTCAATAATTGTGTTCTCTACCATAAAGTCCGAATAAATCCATATACTAtagtttaagtttttttctttcaccaTTTTGGGTTTTCGTCCTTCAAATTTGCTTTCTTTACTAAAATATAGAGAAGAAACTTTAAATCTTTCaagcaaaaaacaaaattatatataaaatgaatcgTAACCAAAATAACAACCcattaaaattacatatttgACTTGTTTTTACGATTCTTAAGTAAAATCTATTTGATTGTTTGtggtttttaattaaaacaattttattttgtttctccaAAACAGTTTCTTTACCAGtcaagtatttttttaaaaatggattccctaaattttaagaaaacCAGATTTTGAAATAACTACCTAtttcttaacaaaaacaaaagtatatatacttAGTTGAATCCTGGTGGTTTCTAAAACGAATTTGTGTTGTTGACCtaaatttttttaccaaaactgCTATAACCCCAGTTTATCAATTCAATTATGTTTGAACTATTGTTCTTCCGGTGGTTGTGCATCAAATATAATACCTTTGTTTACTTTCGATGAATATTTGATTTAGTTCTGTCTATTATAAGAATGGATATAGTGACAGATAAAACGACAGAAGAAAAAGCTTGCTATGTacgtaaataaaatattagaaaaaaaattacatgatGTACGATAAaaatttggaaaagaaaaattacttgaTGTCCTCAGTTTCGAAGCGACAAATGCCATGCGTGGCAAGTCTGTGGGGTGTCTCATCTTCGGCGGCGGCTTCATGCTCTTTGGGGAAGGATGATAGGCTTTCTAGTTTGTTCATCATCTGAGCATGGGGATCCCAGAGATACAAGGGTGTTTCTTCATCGGCGGGTTCGGGAAATAGGATTGCTAGTTTGTACATGAGAGTATGGGGATCCAGCGATACAGGGGTGGTTCTTCAGGGCTTGGTATCAGCTTGGAAACTTCCTCATCAGTCGGAGGTTTCCAGAATTGACGGCCCTCTTCATTTTCAGAGCTATCGCTGCTTGCTTGATCACCAAAAGGGTCGTAATCCATCGGAAGCTCCTCCTCAGTAGGTGTTAGGTCTTCTTCCGCGGATTCATGCTGTGTTACTACTTTATCAAAAACGTATGGGCCTTCATCTATTAGCAATCCAGGCCATTCGGGGCTTTCTGGTTTGTTGATGTCAAGAGTGGGAGTGACTAAGACAACAAAGTAACCCCTGTTACCCATTCTTTGAAGCATATCTCTGTAGTAGACGTCGTCCTCTTTGAACTGGTCTGAGACTAGGATCAAACTAGCTTCACAACGCCTTTTCAACCGAGGAGAGTCCCATTTCCATAAAGTAATGTCATTTAACATTCTGATACGTCTCGAGGctggaaaataatataaaacaaaaataaatatttatttatacataaatgaATGAATGGAAGTGAGATAGATATAAAGAGTGGGAATGATGGATCACCTGCGGGAACGGGAAGAAAGTAGATTCTGGAAGCCCACGTTTTGTCACCACCCCAAGACCCTCTcttgtcatcatcatcaagatAGGCCCAGATTGTAATCTTATCACTAAACTCCCTTTCCATAAGAAAGGATGAGATGGAGTGGTAGATCTGGTCAGGGGTAGAAGAAGGAGGGAATGGGCAATCCACGGCATCCCAGAAGATGGCTGTCCTAACCCCTTTGACGGTTGGGATACGCtctgtgagagagagagagagaggttaaaTAACTaccatttaataattataattataatatttaatatgaatggGACTTACCAGAGAATCTACCGTCTTGGAGACATCTTCTTTGATCTCTACATAGGAGTTTTCGAAGTAGGTATCACGCTCATACATAGGACGATGTAAAGGGTTATATCTCAAGTAGAGAGTCAACACTAAAGAGAAATTTACTAGAAGGCTCTACTAGAAGAAGAACATTGTGACGCCTCGATTTCAAACACTGCACAACTCTATCTAACTCCCATTTTGGTTTTGCGATGACCAAAAAATTTACTGGTCCTGGTCCAAAACATGATGCGTGGCGAATCATATGCAAAGTTATATCCGGCACATTGAAAACTGTGCTCGGCTACAGTTTTGCAAGAGCACTTGAATCTCCAGATATTAAGGTAGGCACTCTCACACACTCGATCCGCAAGCACAGAACTGACTCTATAACTTATTACTTAGGCATTCATCAAGTTCCTGCGGATGAGACAAAGGCAATGGGGGTACATACTATCTAGAGATTCTTCCTCTCTTTGAGGCAGAAAAATCAATTGGTTTTCATGGGTCTCTTTAAGTTGAACAACTGACGAACCATATCGTGATACTTCAGAGCTCTTTACCTAACACAACTATACCTACCTGCAATCTTGgtcttgtttatatatatatcataattgaAGATATCCTAAAAAGTAGAATGCTATTTTCTGAGAGTTTCCAACAATAGAATTATTATGTAGATTTCTTGGTCATGAGACCAATCATGATACTCTTTGTAGTTGATGTCTTGTCTTTTTGTATCTTCTATAGAGAAAATGCATATCAAGGACGAAACTGAATATGTAAAATACTAATGGGGTCAATTTGGAAATCAAGTATAAGTTGTGGGGCAGCATAGGAATGTATTACGTGG contains these protein-coding regions:
- the LOC130508645 gene encoding uncharacterized protein LOC130508645 — its product is MYERDTYFENSYVEIKEDVSKTVDSLRIPTVKGVRTAIFWDAVDCPFPPSSTPDQIYHSISSFLMEREFSDKITIWAYLDDDDKRGSWGGDKTWASRIYFLPVPAASRRIRMLNDITLWKWDSPRLKRRCEASLILVSDQFKEDDVYYRDMLQRMGNRGYFVVLVTPTLDINKPESPEWPGLLIDEGPYVFDKVVTQHESAEEDLTPTEEELPMDYDPFGDQASSDSSENEEGRQFWKPPTDEEVSKLIPSPEEPPLYRWIPILSCTN